One Vulcanisaeta thermophila DNA segment encodes these proteins:
- the kdgK gene encoding bifunctional 2-dehydro-3-deoxygluconokinase/2-dehydro-3-deoxygalactonokinase, which yields MPEVVALGEPLVQFNAVTTGPLRHVTYFEKHATGSEANVCVALVRLGVSCGLITRLGLDEFGLFIYNWLRGEGVDVSRIKFDPERPTGIYFVQRGYPLPGVSDVVYYRRGSAASALSPGDVDAEYIGGARVFHTSGITLAISESARDAAFRAMEVARSRNVLVSFDVNYRRKLWAREGDAVGVLTKALGFVDILFLDSDEARLLLGVSEPGDVFREVSARFGIGKVVLKLGVKGSIVYWDGKVARADAFRVPVVDPIGAGDAYAGVLLASVLRGLPIEQAVVRASAAAAMVVMTRGDEENLPREEDLERFLSGYGRQVDFR from the coding sequence ATGCCTGAGGTTGTTGCCCTCGGTGAGCCCCTGGTTCAGTTTAATGCGGTGACCACGGGCCCCCTGAGACATGTTACCTACTTTGAGAAGCATGCCACTGGGTCTGAGGCCAATGTTTGTGTTGCTTTGGTTAGGCTTGGGGTTTCCTGTGGCTTGATTACTAGGCTTGGTCTTGATGAGTTTGGCTTGTTTATTTATAATTGGCTTAGGGGTGAGGGTGTTGATGTTAGTCGTATCAAGTTCGATCCTGAGAGGCCCACGGGTATTTACTTCGTTCAGAGGGGCTACCCACTCCCTGGTGTTAGTGATGTGGTTTATTACCGAAGGGGCTCCGCAGCCTCTGCACTGAGTCCTGGGGATGTTGATGCTGAGTACATTGGTGGTGCCAGGGTATTCCACACCAGTGGGATAACCCTGGCCATTAGTGAGAGCGCCAGGGACGCGGCTTTCAGGGCCATGGAGGTGGCCAGGTCCCGCAATGTCCTGGTGTCCTTCGATGTTAATTACAGGAGGAAGCTCTGGGCCAGGGAGGGCGATGCCGTGGGGGTTTTAACGAAGGCCCTGGGCTTTGTGGATATACTCTTCCTGGATAGTGATGAGGCAAGGTTACTCCTAGGTGTTTCGGAGCCCGGCGATGTGTTTAGGGAGGTTAGTGCCAGGTTTGGCATTGGCAAGGTTGTTCTTAAGCTTGGTGTTAAGGGCTCCATTGTGTATTGGGATGGTAAGGTGGCCAGGGCCGATGCCTTTAGGGTGCCTGTGGTGGATCCCATAGGCGCTGGTGATGCGTATGCCGGTGTCTTACTGGCCTCTGTGCTCAGGGGGTTGCCCATTGAGCAGGCGGTGGTTAGGGCCTCCGCAGCTGCGGCCATGGTTGTCATGACCAGGGGTGATGAGGAGAATTTACCCCGTGAGGAGGACCTTGAGAGGTTCCTTAGCGGTTATGGTAGGCAGGTTGACTTTAGGTGA